A genomic region of Streptomyces sp. NBC_00247 contains the following coding sequences:
- a CDS encoding GNAT family N-acetyltransferase, whose translation MTDAPYPLSAGRFLRPTTASDAPALAGALLRSRTYMAPFEPVRPDSFYTPEGQAERLAGHLAAGGHAWVAVDEEDRAVGSFTLSGVALGAFRSAVFGYWVAVEQAGRGLATASVRRICELARDDLGLHRVEAGVLLYNTASRRVLEKSGFEEFGLAPKFLYIDGEWRDHRLFQRILHDEPPQL comes from the coding sequence ATGACCGACGCACCGTACCCGCTCTCCGCCGGCAGATTCCTGCGCCCGACCACCGCCTCCGACGCCCCCGCGCTCGCCGGCGCGCTGCTGCGCAGCCGTACGTACATGGCCCCCTTCGAACCGGTGCGCCCCGACAGCTTCTACACGCCCGAGGGCCAGGCAGAACGCCTCGCCGGCCACCTCGCCGCGGGAGGACACGCCTGGGTCGCCGTCGACGAGGAGGACCGGGCGGTCGGCTCCTTCACCCTCTCCGGGGTGGCCCTCGGCGCGTTCCGCAGCGCGGTCTTCGGCTACTGGGTCGCGGTCGAGCAGGCCGGCCGGGGCCTCGCCACCGCGTCCGTCCGCCGGATCTGCGAGCTCGCCCGCGACGACCTCGGGCTGCACCGGGTCGAGGCCGGCGTCCTGCTGTACAACACCGCCTCGCGGCGAGTGCTGGAGAAGAGCGGCTTCGAGGAGTTCGGCCTGGCCCCCAAGTTCCTGTACATCGACGGGGAATGGCGCGACCACCGGCTCTTCCAGCGCATCCTGCACGACGAGCCCCCGCAGCTCTGA